AATGTATTGACAGTGCTGTGGTGgcttatttctgctttaccaaatgaggagagttacaaacttcacacaccagtcagagttatacttaaactacatctttaataataagagctttgcaaaagcaatttgactttcaatgatgcaccatttctaatgaaccattggAAGTGACTACAGAAaattacaaagatcttttatcgccaagatacacccctctcaacctacatgacgaaccacagatcttaggaactcttcacaaagggactttataattgagaaaggagtatcccttagccagataacattcactataaattatcgctcagtttggtccataaaacgaggttctaatctcgttcctggtacttcatagcacagaacCATTACTTCATCcaatctggaatgctctttaggttttatcacccaaagacatcgtaaatatcctctgtcagtgctatctcatagaggcccatcctcagtggaacacacacacacacaatagttaacagaatactctattctgtcgaataaaacaaccattataatgtaatacaagcattataacataatcttacaagcattataacataatcttgaaATTTTCCACGACAGTGCATAGCAGCTTTAGCCCTGTAGGAAAGAGAGTTGTATTCCAGAAAATATATAATCAATACAATCTTTGATCCAAGAACATAACACACAGCAGAGCAGTTTGTACTATCTGACCAGCAGTGTCCGTTTGTGGAGGAGTACTGATGTCAACATAAAACATCTATTTAGCTGAAATTACTGTCAAACTTCTGctgtttggagagaaagaaattcCAATAGCCACAACAATACCATAGCCAAACCACCAAACTGATTTGTGTTATTTTGCAATaacacccactgggcaaaaactggttgaatcaacgtcgtTTCCAAGTAatttcaacccccaaaaatctatattatgacattgaatcaatgtgaaaaactgattggatttgcaaaaaagtaatcaatgtaagGTCATTGTCTTTTTTTCACCAAACTTTTAACCGAAAATCCAATAACATGGTGACACGTGTTgctgatttcacgttgaattcacatcaGTTGACAACTCAATACCTCACAAGTAATAattcaaaactagacgttgaactgacatctgtgcccagtgggcagagGCAGTATATAATATGGCATGGCATAGACAAGATTAATATACTCAACAGTTTTGTTTGAATGAATTACTTGAGAGGTTTTGAGTTATCTGATTAAACCAAAACTGTAGTAATTCCACCATTACTACTAAATGCTGGATAAACAGATGACACAGACTCATTTTGCTGCTATATGTTTATTATTAGACTTTTGAAAGTTGTAAAGGATAGACAGAGATACACGCATACAGAGATAGTCTGATCACAATTATGGGATTATATTTGGATTATAAAGAATACAGAGTTCAATAACAATTCCATGCATGAGTACTCATAATCCCTCACAACATTATATGGTTGGGAATATGTTATCACATACAGAAGGTAATTTGAAGGTAATTTTACTATTTTATGTTGAAATGCTTTAGCCTACAACCTGGACATGAAAGGGAAGTTTTTAAAGGATATTTTAGATCCATGAGATCTTATTTGAAAATTAAAATGTTCTAGCCTCCAAACTTGATATGTACAGGTTTTCCATATTTGTTAAGGAGTTTTTCAATCCATGACTTGTTGTTTGAATCTTTGCTACTGATAATGTAACAGCCCCTGACCCCCTTCACCACCGCACACGTGGTCTTTGGACCGCAGGGCGCCACCTCACAGGCCATCTCGCCGGAGTTACAGCTGCAGCGGTGGTGGCAGTTCTCCTCCTTATAGAAGACCTCGCCGTTCACAAAGTAGCGACCCTTGTGGTGACAGCCACAGTTCTTCACGTGGACACACTTGTCATCACTCATCAGGAAACCAGGTTTGCATTGACAGCCCtcccctggaggagtggtgcatCCTGGGGCGGAGGTCATGGAGTAGCATGTGGCCGGGCACCCGGAGGCCGAGAGGCTGTAGACACTGTTCTCTGGACAGTGGAGGTCTgaaaacacacagggagaaagaaaGGTCTGTGGAATCATTTACAATTTTACAGTTTCAGGATTTCATTTAAAATGTAGGGTTTCGAATTTGCAGTCTTATTTTACTGTCCGATTCCTGTTTAAAGAATTTATGAATTGCGACTCATCATAAACCTGAAGAGTAGTATTACAAAACCAGAGGACTTACGGCAGAAGTCTTTACTCCTCCAGGCCTCAattttccctcctttctcctgaCACTCTTCCACATAGTTGGTGATGATGTCACAGGCTGCCGTCAGTAGGCCGTTGTTGAGGATCATGTCATAGATGCAGTCTTCTTTGTACTCATCAGAGTCCACTCTACCATTGCAGTCTCTGAGGGGACCACTCTTATCCACAATGACATCACAGGCGCTGACATATTTGGGCTTTATAAGGGGGATGTCTACAACGGCACAATCTTTGCACTCGTGGGAGCAGCCCGGACGTCAGCTACCAGTAACTGTTTCCAAACTCCTTGGGACTCATGGGCTTTTTCCCATTGGGCAGAAGCAGGTCGTCATCAGGGTTGTCATTGAGGTTACCACAGAGACCACAGATGGCGTTGTGGTAGGTGCTCGGGACCTTCACCCTCACTCGCTGGACCAGTCGAAGGAGACCTTGAGACCGAAATAAGTCTCCAGCACAGCAAAACGTCTGTTTCTGTAGATCTGAACCTCAGTGTTGTTGGAGTAGTATGGCAGAGACGTCAGGACATCGTTCACCTAAAATACAGTCCAGTAAAAATAGAGAGTGGAATGGATACTATTCCGTAAGAGTGTTTTTTTTCCTTCAAAACAGTATATTAATCATAGATAGGACCTTTAATACTCACCAGAACTTTGCCGTGATAATCACCTGTGATGGTGTAACTACTTCCCAACACAATGACAGTCACCACCTTGGCGTAAGAGACTTTGGTGCTGCCCCTGTTGTTGTTCTCCAGAGTCACCTCAAAGCTCTCCAGATCGGGATCTTTGGAGCAGACCCCCGCCAGCTTGTAGATACAGTTTCCCTGGAAGTCGAAGCGCTTCCATATACAGGTGCGGAAGTGGGGGTCCCCCTGTGCTGAGCAGGTCTTGAAGCTGAGGGGGTAGCAGTCCTGAACCCCGTTGACCACTGCACAGTGCTCACTAGCCTTGCACTTCCTAGGCATACACACCAACTTCTGTGTGGCTCCGTTGCACAAACACTTACTCTGACATGTATTGCCCTCCCAGAAGGTTTCTTCAGGCAGGTAGTAGTGGTCATTGTGTGTACAGCCACACCCTGACTCCTTGACGACACAGTGTTCACCACTGAGCACGTAACCCTTATCGCACTGGCAGCCCTCCACACAGACTTTGGAACAGATCTCGGGGACATTGGGAATGGCAACAGGTAGCAGGGCAGGCAGTGCCACATAGCTCATAGTGGCTGTGGTATGGGCAAGCCAGGGCTGTTCGAgttgagaaaaaacaaacatcacAAATGTAGTCCTAAAACATTCTGCAAATTCattatacacattatacacattTAGGAATGTCTGAGTTCATAAATGTGATGTTTTGTTTTAGCTGAGTACTTACGGCAGTTGGAGGCCTTTCTCCACAGCGGTGAGACTACAACCCCAGCCTGCTGACATTCGGCCACGTAGTTAGCCAAGGCCTCACACAACACCTCCTGACGACCCTCATTCAGACACACATCATAGAGGCAGTCTGAGGCAAACTTCTTCACCGGCACTTTCTTATGACACTGGTGAAATGGGCCCCCTCCGTCTGTCATCAGACCACAGTACTGTGGTCCAGTGTAAAGTGCCCGGTCTGCATCTGAGCACGTGGGGCAGTTGCCGTTACAGACATGCCAGCAGAATGGATCACCGTCAGCAATGCTCCAGGATGCCACCCACGCCGTGGTATTTGCCGAAAGCACACCTGTGGGAGTGGTGAAGTCATCTGTTTTGTTACCATTGTAGTTGCCACAAATGCCACCGAGGTTGTCGTAGTAACTGCTGCTGATGGTCACCATGAAGAAGGCGGTCCAGTCAAAAGTGATCTTCAGGCCAACATCTGTCTGGATGGTCCCTTGGAAACCAGACTCTGTGATTTGGATGTTGCCAGACTCCAAACTCACAGGGAGGTCAGACCTAATGCCATCAAtctgagacaagagagagagaagaggatttaAAGAGGACTTACAGTGGATGAAGAGCATAGAAGATTCTTACATTCAACTTCATCATGAAAAATCTGTATCAAATATAACTGGAAGCCACCCACCTCCACTGTCCCTCTTTGGCCAGTGAGAATGGTGATCCTGTGACCACTCAGGTCTATGTTGGCTGATTTGAGGAAGGAGCCTTTGGAGTTGACTCGCAGCTCGTTCTTAGTCTGGATGCTGAACTGAGGCAGGGAGGGATCTTTGCCCGTCGTATTCACCAGAATGTAGGAGCAGGTACCCATGAAGGAGAAGGGCTGGCCATCGAACGTGCTGTAGTGAGGGTCACCGAACAACCAGCAGTAGGCCTTGGACTGGGCCACACATACCGCCTTATTGTTCATCACCACACAGTTTTCTTTCTCACGGCACTCAGTGTCCTCACAGGGGTCTGACAACATGTGCATTAGAAATGTTAACATATCTTGCTCATAGTAATAGCAAAATAGAACATCAACAAAGTCCATCATTCTACATCCAAATGTACTAACATAAAGCCATATCTGTTTGGTTTAATTATTATTCATGTATTTTTTACCTGTGCTGTAGCAGTCCATGACTCCATTCTTCATCCCACATTTCTGGCCCTCTTTGCACTGGGAGTTCTTGCAGGTGAACACTCCTGCGGCACAGCTGCAGGTCTCAGAACAGTTGCCCAGGACCACAGACTGGCCAGACTGAAAACCAGCAAGACATCTGTTGAATTCTGGGTTAATCTTGGAACATTGCTATCCTAGAGACTTGTTTTTACATCAGAAggtaatggttatctgtaggagcgaGAGGGCTTTGGAATGTGTCGGGTGTACgggaggaagtcacaggattgctataggggatacggatggacatctgtggattaggcaaatgaggggttgaggtcaggtcagatccccttcAGGGAGAAATTATGGTTTATTACCCCATTACTTCCTCTTCTTGTCGAACAATAAtcgatgtaaggattggagagaaggaggagtgcctaTATTGGAGTTTATAGACTTGTGGTAGTTGAAACAacttttgtctaatgcagcttgATATGATCCTCTGGGCaaaataaacttggttaagcatTCATAGTGTCCGTAGAGTTTTTTTACTCTgggaattagaacctaacacatGTAAATTATATCATGGAGTTTACACTATGGTGGAAACCATAGGATGAttgtaaacaataaatatttACCAAGGATAGGGACTGATAATATTATCTGCATTTAGTGTAGAAAAgatataggcctataaatgtaATAATCACTTTAGGATACCTTAGCTTTGTTTCCATATGATATGGCAATGTATTTGTCAATACACAATAAACCAGTAATCACCTTGTAATAGTGTCCATCAACCACACAGCCACAGTTCTCCAGTAGGACACACTTGCCACCATCAAACACAAATCCGTTGTCACACTGGCAGCCCTCCTGGCATAGTGGGCATTTTGGAGACTCACTCAGAGAGTCACAGGTAGAAGAACAGGTGTCGGCACACAACTCATAGTGACTGTYAGCTGGACACGTCAGAGCTAGAGGACAGATGGAAATGGGAGGAGATGCATGTTATCAAAAAACTTAAAYCAGCTTCAGCTTCAATWGYTTTTCAGCAGASCATTRGGTCAGARAAATATTGCACACTAAGATAAACCAGGATAAGGTAAATTAACTTTAAATATCAAAATTCACTCACGACAAAACTGGTCRGWTCTCCAGCTGCTGACAAGKCCACCRGATKCCTGACAGAAAGTCACATATGTCTGTAAGTGGCGGCACAGGGCatccccaccctctccctccttcatgcACTCCTCAAAGTGCTCTTGTGGTGGCACCACAGCATGGCATTGGGCAAATGGACCCTTGGTTGACTTTATGATGCTACAAGCCGGTGGGGGTCCACTGGTGGGAGGACACTTCAAGCCACCRTCACATCCTGTCTGACATTTGACCCCTTCCTGAACCACCAACCACCYTGCTGCAAACTTCWYCACAGACGGYTCCTGCAGCCCACTGGGCAGCAGGAAGTCATCCTCCTTCTTGTCATTATAGTTGCCACAGAGACCACCGGTAACACCTTTGTAAGTGGATGGAAGATGTATGATGGCGCCAGCAACTGTGTCGTAGGTCACCATCAAGCCAAAGTCTGTTAMCACGACAATGTTAATGCCGTTCTGGTAGGCCCTGACCTTTCCATCTCCGAGTGACAGTGGGAGATTTGCTGTAACGTCATCCACCTGTGAAAGGAGAAAAGATTGAAAACATCAGTTTTTCTAATCAAGTGTTGCTTTTTAATACTGAAATGAATAGATCAAGACAGAAAACTACCATTATTTCCCATATAACTCTGGGAGACATAGATATCTTGTATTTGTAGGCCTGTATGTCAACCCTCCTGGTGACCATTGCATCATCCATCTTGGTCAACTGCTGCACTGACACAACAAATGGAGCCATCGATCCGTCTTTCTCCACAACCTCCGACATTTTGTACACACAGTCCCCGTGTAGGCTGAAGCAGCTGCCATCGAACGAGTGGAATCTCCTGGCCCCGCTCACATGGCAGGTGCCCGTGCTAATGGGTACACAGGCCTGCACCCCGTCTTGGACCTGGCACTTCTCATTGGGACCGCAGGCAAATTTTACATTACACTCCACATCTCCATTCTTGTTACACACACAGCGCTCTTTGCACTGGCCGTTGGGGAAGAACACCTGGCCCATCTGGTAGTACTGGCCTTGGTGAACGCAGCCACATTCAGCCAGCAGCACACACTCGCTGTCGCTCAGTATGAACCCTTCGTCACAGACACATCCCTCAGTGCACAGGGAGTTCTCACAGCTCTCAGGCTCATCGAGGCCGCTGCAGGTCTGGGGGCAGCCTGAGGCACACACCTCATAGTGGCTGTTGGCCTTACAGGAAGATGCTACAACACATTAGGTCAAACATGATAGAATTTAATGTTGGAACCAGAAGCTGTTCGCTAGACAAATCACTTCTGACTTATAGTAATGATCAAAATTGTTACAGTAGTTGTTTTGAAATATACATCTGATGAGGTGTGTCTGTGCACTACTTACGACAGAAGCTGTCCGACCTCCACTGTTCCACCTTGGCAGGGGCATCCTGGCAKGCARTGGTGTAGGTGCTGAGGGCGTTACAGAGGGCAGAGGCATGGCCACGGTACAGACACATATCAAACACACAGTCCTCATAGTACTCTCTGGGGTCCACCTTGGCGTGGCAGTGCTTGAACGGACCGTTTTTGTCTGTGATCCTGCCGCAATATTTCCCTGTTTGGTAATCAAGCATCAGGCTGTGGTCACAGGTGGGGCACTTCTTGCCGTCGCAGTCGCTGGAGCAGCCAGGGTCGTTCCCCACTTTCCAGCTGTCCCCGAATACTGTCGGGGTGTTAGCAGGGCTCTTGTCYGGTTTGAGGAGATTGTCGTTCCGTTGGCCATTCCAGTTTCCGCAGAGCCCTCCGATGAGGTCTGAGTAGGAGCTGGGGAGGGTTAGGGAGACGTGGCTGTTCCAGTTGAACTTCAGTGTCAGGCCAAATTTGGTCTTCACCACCCCGAAATACCCACTGCGGAAGATGGACAGTTGACCATCTTCTACATCAAATGGCAAGTTCACATACTGGTTGTTGACCTGGGAAGAGGGAAAGAAACTTGAATGAAACATGAAGGATGATAATGTCCTGATATTTCTTCTTACATTAAGTAGTATACTCATAAAAGCTCATTGACAAAATAAACCCAGAAGGCAATTATGTCATTCATTTGGAATGGATAACATTTTAAGGTAGCTTACCAATACTTTGCCAGGGTTGTCCCTACTCATGRTGATGATGTTTTTGAAGACAGTGATGGTGACTGTCTTTGTGTAAGACACTGCCGTGTTCCTCCCCCTATTCTGATTCTTTACAAGCACCTCAAAATGTGTCAGAGATCTGTCGTCTTTGCTGACCAATTTGGAGAGAACGTAAGTACACGTTCCCTGGAAGTCAAACCTCTTGCCATCAAACGTGCGGTAGTGGGGGTCGCCTGAACCTTGGCAGGTGGCATACGATGTTGGGTAGCAATCTCTCTTACCACTCTGCAGGCCACACACCTCTGATTTCTTGCATGCTGTTGCCTTGCATTCAACCTTGGCTGTTCCTGGATTGCATTCACACTGCTTTGTGCATTTGTCATCTTCCCAGAACTTCATTCCAGACGGGTAGTATCGTCCTTCATAAGAGCAGCCACAGCTCTCCTTGGAGATGCATTTGTCACCACTGAGGACAAAGCCCTTGTTGCATTGACAGGTCTCCACACAGGATTCCTTGCACTTTGCTTCGGCATATAGATCTGAACAAGAGGCAGGGCAAGCTGTGCCACACGCCTCGTARTAGCTGTTTGACGGACATTCCAGTGCTGCAAATGTGAAATTAGAAAATATATGTAAATAATAGTGAAAAGTGCAATCTAAAAATCTTTATGAAATGTCTGGAAAGAAAGAAACTCACGGCATCCAGTGATTGTCCTCCACTCAGGGCTWATTTTGACCCCCTCAGCCAAGCAGGCATCATTGTAGCTTTTGATGTTCTCACAGAGGAACTGGTAGATGCCTTTATTGATGCAGACGTCATACACACAGTTGTCCATGAACACGCCTGGGTCCAGGACCTTGTGGCAGCTTGCAAATGGGCCATCTTTTTTGGCCAAGAGACCACATAACTTCTCTCCCTTGTATTTCTGTTGGAGAGTCGGAGTGCAGCTAGGACATTCTCCTTGGCAGTCATCATGACAGAACAAGTCGCCATCTTCAGTTCTCCAGCTCTGGGCAAACTTCACCACTGTGGGTTCCTTGTTACCTTTGGGGTTAGTGAACTCGTCGTTGTGATCCCCGTTGTAGTTCCCACAGAGCCCACCCAGGGTGCGGAAGTAGCTGCTGGGGACAGTGATGTAGAACTCCATGTTCCAGTCGTACATAACCTTCAGGCCAAAGTTTGTCTTCAGAACAGCATAGCTGCCACTATACACCACCGTTAGGTTTCCCCYGGCTAGGGTCACAGGCAGGTAGACATTCTCACCATTCACCTAAGAAAAGATCAATAAGCATATGGAAAAACCACTCAGTTCACCTCCTGGRTTGACCAAATTTACCATGGAMCCGACCCCAACTCTGATCATTTCCCTCTGGTCTCTTGTTACTTACCTCAACCTTCCCTTTATGCGTGCTGATCACAACAGTCAGCCCATAGACCGTGACTGAGACTTTCCTCACGAAAGACACCCTCTTGTTCCCTCTGTGGTTGTTCTTGGTCAGGACAGTGAACGGGGTGAGACCAGGTTCAGATTTAACAACCGTGGCCATGACGTAAGAGCAGGTGCCCTGGAAGTCAAACCGCTCCCCATCAAAGGTGAGGTAGTGGGGGTCACCCACAGCCCTGCAGGTGGCCTTGGACTGGGCCACACATACCGCCTTATTGTTCATCACCACACAGTTTTCTTTCTCTCGGCACTCAGTGTCCTCACAGGGGTCTGACAAAATGTGCATTAGAGATGTTAACATATCTTGCTCATAGTAATAGCAAAATAGAACATCAACAAAGTCCATAATTCTACATCCAAATGTACTAACACAAAGCCATATCTGTTTggtttaattattatttatgtattttttttacctgtGCTGTAGCAGTCCATGACTCCATTCTTTATCCCACATTTCTGGCCTTCTTTGCACTGGGAGTTCTTGCAGGTGAACACTCCTGCGGCACAGCTGCAGGTCTCAGAACAGTTGCCCAGGACCACAGACTGGCCAGACTGAAACCAGCAAAACATGTCAATGATATCATTGAGTGTTTATACTATGGTGGTAACCATTGGATGattgtaaacaatagatatttacCAAGGATAGTGATTGATTATATTATTTCCACTTTATATTTGCATTTAGCGTAGAACAGATATAGGCCTATATTTGTAATAATCCATTTAGGATAAACATAGATTTGTTTATATATGATATGGCAATGTATTTGTCAATACACAATAAACCGTAATCACCTTGTAATAGTGTCCATCAACCACACAGCCACAGTTCTCCAGTAGGACACACTTGCCACCATCAAACACAAATCCGTTGTCACACTGGCAGCCCTCCTGGCATAGTGGGCATTTTGGAGACTCACTCAGAGAGTCACAGGTAGAAGAACAGGTGTCGGCACACAACTCATAGTGACTGTCAGCTGGACACGTCAGAGCTAGAGGACAGATGGAATGGAGGAGATGCATGTTATCAAAAAACTTAAACCAGCTTCAGCTTCAATTGTTTTTCAGCAGACCATTAGGTCAGAAAATATTGCACACTAAGATAAACCAGGATAAGGTAAATTAACTTTAAATATCAAAATTCACTCCACGCAAAAACTGGTCAGATCTCCAGCTGCTGACAAGGCCACCAGATGCCTGACAGAAAGTCACATATGTCTGTAAGTGGCGGCACAGGGcatcccaccctctccctccttcatgcACTCCTCAAAGTGCTCTTGTGGTGGCACCACAGCATGGCATTGGGCAAATGGACCCTTGGTTGACTTTATGATGCTACAAGCCGGTGGGGGTCCACTGGTGGAGGACACTTCAAGCCACCATCACATCCTGTCTGACATTTGACCTNNNNNNNNNNNNNNNNNNNNNNNNNNNNNNNNNNNNNNNNNNNNNNNNNNNNNNNNNNNNNNNNNNNNNNNNNNNNNNNNNNNNNNNNNNNNNNNNNNNNNNNNNNNNNNNNNNNNNNNNNNNNNNNNNNNNNNNNNNNNNNNNNNNNNNNNNNNNNNNNNNNNNNNNNNNNNNNNNNNNNNNNNNNNNNNNNNNNNNNNNNNNNNNNNNNNNNNNNNNNNNNNNNNNNNNNNNNNNNNNNNNNNNNNNNNNNNNNNNNNNNNNNNNNNNNNNNNNNNNNNNNNNNNNNNNNNNNNNNNNNNNNNNNNNNNNNNNNNNNNNNNNNNNNNNNNNNNNNNNNNNNNNNNNNNNNNNNNNNNNNNNNNNNNNNNNNNNNNNNNNNNNNNNNNNNNNNNNNNNNNNNNNNNNNNNNNNNNNNNNNNNNNNNNNNNNNNNNNNNNNNNNNNNNNNNNNNNNNNNNNNNNNNNNNNNNNNNNNNNNNNNNNNNNNNNNNNNNNNNNNNNNNNNNNNNNNNNNNNNNNNNNNNNNNNNNNNNNNNNNNNNNNNNNNNNNNNNNNNNNNNNNNNNNNNNNNNNNNNNNNNNNNNNNNNNNNNNNNNNNNNNNNNNNNNNNNNNNNNNNNNNNNNNNNNNNNNNNNNNNNNNNNNNNNNNNNNNNNNNNNNNNNNNNNNNNNNNNNNNNNNNNNNNNNNNNNNNNNNNNNNNNNNNNNNNNNNNNNNNNNNNNNNNNNNNNNNNNNNNNNNNNNNNNNNNNNNNNNNNNNNNNNNNNNNNNNNNNNNNNNNNNNNNNNNNNNNNNNNNNNNNNNNNNNNNNNNNNNNNNNNNNNNNNNNNNNNNNNNNNNNNNNNNNNNNNNNNNNNNNNNNNNNNNNNNNNNNNNNNNNNNNNNNNNNNNNNNNNNNNNNNNNNNNNNNNNNNNNNNNNNNNNNNNNNNNNNNNNNNNNNNNNNNNNNNNNNNNNNNNNNNNNNNNNNNNNNNNNNNNNNNNNNNNNNNNNNNNNNNNNNNNNNNNNNNNNNNNNNNNNNNNNNNNNNNNNNNNNNNNNNNNNNNNNNNNNNNNNNNNNNNNNNNNNNNNNNNNNNNNNNNNNNNNNNNNNNNNNNNNNNNNNNNNNNNNNNNNNNNNNNNNNNNNNNNNNNNNNNNNNNNNNNNNNNNNNNNNNNNNNNNNNNNNNNNNNNNNNNNNNNNNNNNNNNNNNNNNNNNNNNNNNNNNNNNNNNNNNNNNNNNNNNNNNNNNNNNNNNNNNNNNNNNNNNNNNNNNNNNNNNNNNNNNNNNNNNNNNNNNNNNNNNNNNNNNNNNNNNNNNNNNNNNNNNNNNNNNNNNNNNNNNNNNNNNNNNNNNNNNNNNNNNNNNNNNNNNNNNNNNNNNNNNNNNNNNNNNNNNNNNNNNNNNNNNNNNNNNNNNNNNNNNNNNNNNNNNNNNNNNNNNNNNNNNNNNNNNNNNNNNNNNNNNNNNNNNNNNNNNNNNNNNNNNNNNNNNNNNNNNNNNNNNNNNNNNNNNNNNNNNNNNNNNNNNNNNNNNNNNNNNNNNNNNNNNNNNNNNNNNNNNNNNNNNNNNNNNNNNNNNNNNNNNNNNNNNNNNNNNNNNNNNNNNNNNNNNNNNNNNNNNNNNNNNNNNNNNNNNNNNNNNNNNNNNNNNNNNNNNNNNNNNNNNNNNNNNNNNNNNNNNNNNNNNNNNNNNNNNNNNNNNNNNNNNNNNNNNNNNNNNNNNNNNNNNNNNNNNNNNNNNNNNNNNNNNNNNNNNNNNNNNNNNNN
This region of Salvelinus sp. IW2-2015 linkage group LG6.1, ASM291031v2, whole genome shotgun sequence genomic DNA includes:
- the LOC139027874 gene encoding alpha-tectorin-like; the protein is MILNNGLLTAACDIITNYVEECQEKGGKIEAWRSKDFCHLHCPENSVYSLSASGCPATCYSMTSAPGCTTPPGEGCQCKPGFLMSDDKCVHVKNCGCHHKGRYFVNGEVFYKEENCHHRCSCNSGEMACEVAPCGPKTTCAVVKGVRGCYIISSKDSNNKSWIEKLLNKYGKPVHIKFGG
- the LOC111964883 gene encoding IgGFc-binding protein-like — protein: MDCYSTDPCEDTECREKENCVVMNNKAVCVAQSKATCRAVGDPHYLTFDGERFDFQGTCSYVMATVVKSEPGLTPFTVLTKNNHRGNKRVSFVRKVSVTVYGLTVVISTHKGKVEVNGENVYLPVTLAXGNLTVVYSGSYAVLKTNFGLKVMYDWNMEFYITVPSSYFRTLGGLCGNYNGDHNDEFTNPKGNKEPTVVKFAQSWRTEDGDLFCHDDCQGECPSCTPTLQQKYKGEKLCGLLAKKDGPFASCHKVLDPGVFMDNCVYDVCINKGIYQFLCENIKSYNDACLAEGVKISPEWRTITGCPLECPSNSYYEACGTACPASCSDLYAEAKCKESCVETCQCNKGFVLSGDKCISKESCGCSYEGRYYPSGMKFWEDDKCTKQCECNPGTAKVECKATACKKSEVCGLQSGKRDCYPTSYATCQGSGDPHYRTFDGKRFDFQGTCTYVLSKLVSKDDRSLTHFEVLVKNQNRGRNTAVSYTKTVTITVFKNIIXMSRDNPGKVLVNNQYVNLPFDVEDGQLSIFRSGYFGVVKTKFGLTLKFNWNSHVSLTLPSSYSDLIGGLCGNWNGQRNDNLLKPDKSPANTPTVFGDSWKVGNDPGCSSDCDGKKCPTCDHSLMLDYQTGKYCGRITDKNGPFKHCHAKVDPREYYEDCVFDMCLYRGHASALCNALSTYTXACQDAPAKVEQWRSDSFCPSSCKANSHYEVCASGCPQTCSGLDEPESCENSLCTEGCVCDEGFILSDSECVLLAECGCVHQGQYYQMGQVFFPNGQCKERCVCNKNGDVECNVKFACGPNEKCQVQDGVQACVPISTGTCHVSGARRFHSFDGSCFSLHGDCVYKMSEVVEKDGSMAPFVVSVQQLTKMDDAMVTRRVDIQAYKYKISMSPRVIWEIMVDDVTANLPLSLGDGKVRAYQNGINIVVXTDFGLMVTYDTVAGAIIHLPSTYKGVTGGLCGNYNDKKEDDFLLPSGLQEPSVXKFAAXWLVVQEGVKCQTGCDGGLKCPPTSGPPPACSIIKSTKGPFAQCHAVVPPQEHFEECMKEGEGGDALCRHLQTYVTFCQXSGGLVSSWRXDQFCPLTCPABSHYELCADTCSSTCDSLSESPKCPLCQEGCQCDNGFVFDGGKCVLLENCGCVVDGHYYKSGQSVVLGNCSETCSCAAGVFTCKNSQCKEGQKCGMKNGVMDCYSTDPCEDTECREKENCVVMNNKAVCVAQSKAYCWLFGDPHYSTFDGQPFSFMGTCSYILVNTTGKDPSLPQFSIQTKNELRVNSKGSFLKSANIDLSGHRITILTGQRGTVEIDGIRSDLPVSLESGNIQITESGFQGTIQTDVGLKITFDWTAFFMVTISSSYYDNLGGICGNYNGNKTDDFTTPTGVLSANTTAWVASWSIADGDPFCWHVCNGNCPTCSDADRALYTGPQYCGLMTDGGGPFHQCHKKVPVKKFASDCLYDVCLNEGRQEVLCEALANYVAECQQAGVVVSPLWRKASNCPLACPYHSHYELCGTACPATCCHSQCPRDLFQSLCGGLPVR